From Candidatus Dormiibacterota bacterium:
TGGAGAGGGGGCGGAACCGTGTTCGGCCCGCAGCCGCGCGACTACGCCTTCGCGTTTCCGCGCAAGAAACGTCAAGGGGCGCTGCGTTCCGCACTGTCGGCGAAGCTCCAGGACGGGAAGATCGTGGTGGTGGAGTCGCTGCTTCTGAAAGAGCCGAAGACGAAGGAGCTCGTGCGGCTCATGGACGAGATCGGTGTCAAGGGATCGGCCCTCCTGGTGGACGAGCCGGGCAACCGGCACCTGGAGCTCTCGGCGCGCAACCTGCCGAAAGTGAAGGCCACCTTGAGCACGGCGCTGAACATCGTCGATCTGCTGCTCTACGACACGGTGGTCCTGACGGAGGCGGCCGCCGGCCGCGTCGCGGAGGTGCTCAAGCCATGAGAAGCGCGCACGAAGTGATCGTGGCTCCTCTGATCACCGAGAAGACGACCCTGATGAAGGAGAAGGGGCCGGTCCTGGCGTTCAAGGTCGACCGCCGCGCCAACAAGGTGGAGATCCGCCAGGCCGTGGAGACGCTGTTCAAGGTGAAGGTCGCGAGGGTGCGCACCCAGAACGCCTGGGGCAAGCGCAAGCGGGTCGGGCGCTACGAAGGGCGGCGTTCCGACTGGAAGAAGGCGTACGTGACCCTCAGGCCGGGCGAGAAGCCGGTCGAGTACTTCGAGGCGGTGTAGAGGATATGGGGATCAGAAACTTCAGTCCGTCGACTCCGAGCCGGCGCTTCATGTCGGTGACGACGAACGACGACATCACGTCCACGAAGCCTCACAAGCCGCTGACCGTCGGCAAGAAGCGGACGGGCGGCCGCAACAACATCGGCTGGCTCGCCATCCGGCACCGGGGGGGCGGTCATAAAAGGTCCTACCGGGACATCGACTTCCGGCGGGACAAGAAGGACGTGCCGGGCAAGGTGGCGACGATCGAGTACGACCCGAACCGATCGGCGCGCATCGCGCTCATCCATTACGCCGACGGGGAGAAGCGCTACATCATCGCCCCCAACGGCCTGGTGGTCGGACAGACGATCGTCAACAGCGCGGCGGCTGACATTCTGGTGGGGAACACCCTCCCGTTGAAGAGCATTCCTCTCGGCACCGCCATCCACAACATCGAGCTGAAGCCGGGGCGCGGCGGGCAGATGGTGCGGAGCGCCGGGAGCTCGGCGCAGCTCCTTGCCAAGGACGCCGGGTGGGTGCAGGTCAAGCTGCCCTCCGGAGAAATTCGCAGGGTGCACGAAGTCTGCCAGGCCACCATCGGCCAGGTCGGCAACCTGGACCACGAAAACATTTCCATGGGCAAGGCCGGGAGGCGTCGCTGGCTCGGGATCAGGCCGACGGTCCGGGGCGTCGCGATGAACCCGGTCGACCACCCGCTCGGCGGCGGCGAGGGGAAGACCTCCGGAGGCCGCCACCCGTGCACGCCCTGGGGCGTGCGCGAGAAGAAAACGCGCAACAACAAACGGACGGACAGGTTCATCGTCCGCCACAGGAAATAGGCCATGGCGAGAAGCATCAAGAAGGGCCCGTACGTCGAGGCGCCGCTCAGGAAGCGCATCGAAGAGATGAACCGGCGATTCGAGAAGAAGGTCCTGAAGACCTGGTCGCGGCGCTCGACGATCATCCCCGACATGGTCGGGCACACGATCGCGGTGCACAACGGGAAGAAATTCATCCCGGTGTACATCTCCGAGAACATGGTGGGCCACAAGCTTGGCGAGTTCGCCCCGACGCGCACGTTCCGCGGCCACTCGCGCGCGGACTCGGCAGCGGCGGCGGCCGGCGCGCCCGGAGCCCCCGGGTCGCCGGGAGGCCCGGCCCCCTCGGCGGGCGTCGTTCAGACTACGAAGTAGGCGGAGGAGGACGGTGCTTCCACAGGATCTGGTTGCGTCCGCGACGGTGCGCTATCTGGGGACCTCGGCCCAGAAGGCGCGCCTCGTGGTCGACCTCATCCGGGGCAAGGATGTGGGTGAGGCGGCCGCGACGCTGCGTTTCACCAAGAAGTCGGTCGCCTCGGAGATCGGGCGGCTCTTGGACTCGGCGGTGGCCAACGCGCGCCAGAAGCGGCAGGACGTGGACGTGGACCGTCTCTTCGTGCATACGGCGTTCGTCAACGGGGGGCCGATGCTGAAGCGCATCCAGCCGGCCCCCATGGGGCGGGCCTTCCGCATCCTCAAGCGGATGTGCCATATCACCATCGGCCTGGGCGAGCGACGGGTGTCCGTCGCTCCGCGCCCGGCGCGCGCGGCGTCCGCCGACGAGGCGCGGGAGACGGCGGGGACGGAAACCAAAGGGCGCCCTGCGCGGGGCCGGAGATCGGCGGGCCGATCGAAGCCCGCGGCCCCGGCGGCCAGGAGCGGGCGCAAGGGCTCCGGCAGGAAAAAGGCTTGAGGTCGGTCCTCAGAGCGAGGTGAGAGAGTGGGTCAAAAAGTCCATCCTTACGGCTTCCGGCTCGGGTTCAACCGCACCTGGCAGTCGCGCTGGTACGCCGAAAAGACCTATCCGGCGCTCCTGCACGAGGACCTGGCGCTGCGCACGGAGCTGAAGAAGCGCCTGGCGCACGCCGGCGTGGCGCGCATCGACATCGAGCGGGCCGCCAACAAGCTGAAGATCAACATCCACACCTCGCGCCCCGGAATCATCATCGGCCGCAAGGGGGCCGAGGTGGACAAGCTCCGTGACGATCTGCAGAAGAAGACCGGCCGCGAGATCTTCATCAACATCATGGAGATCCACAAGCCGGAGCTGGAGGCGCAACTGGTCTCCGAGTCGGTGGCGCTGCAGATGGAGCGGCGCGTGGCGTTCCGGCGCGCCATGAAGAAGGCGATCGAGTCGGCCATGCGGTTCGGCGCCAAGGGCGTCAAGATCCGCGTGTCGGGCCGTCTGGGCGGCGCGGAGATCGCCCGCTCCGAGTGGTACCTGGAGGGGCAGTTGCCGCTGCACACGCTGCGGGCCGACATCGACTACGGGTTCGGAGAGGCGCGCACGACGTATGGCCAGATCGGCGTGAAGGTGTGGATCTACAAGGGCGAGTTGAAGAGCGTGACGCGTCCTCAGGACAGGCTGGGTCTGGCCCAGATCTGATCCGCGGACCGGCGGGAGGCACGGGAACCCCATGTTGATGCCGAAGAAAGTCAAGTACCGGAAGCAGATGCGCGGGCGGCGCCGCGGCAAGGCGTGGCGCGGGTCGACGATCTCCTTCGGTGACTACGGGCTCAAGGTCCTCGAGCCGGGGTGGGTGACCGACAAACAGATCGAGGCGGCGCGCATCGCGATGACCCGCTTCGTCAAGCGCGGTGGAAAAATCTGGGTGCGCATCTTCCCCGACAAGCCGATCACCAAGAAGCCTGCCGAGACCCGCATGGGCAAGGGGAAGGGGGCGCCGGAGGGCTGGGTCGCGGTGGTGAGGCCGGGACGCGTGCTCTACGAGATGGAAGGGGTGACCGAGGAAATCGCGCGCCAGGCGATGCGCCTCGCGTCGCACAAGATCGGACTCAGGACGATGTTCGTGCACCGGGGGATCTGACGATGCCGCAGGTGAAGGCGAACCAGCTGCGCGAGAAAGGCGTGGACGAGCTCAGGACGCGCGAGCAGACGCTGCGCGAGCAGATCTTCAAGCTGCGGTTCCAGAAGGCCACCGGGCAGTCGGAGAGCCCGCAGAAGATCGCCCTCGTGCGCAAGGAGCTGGCGCGCGTCCTGACGGTGATCCGCGAGAAGACGGCCGGGGAGTCCGCCCCGGCGACCGGGAGAGAGTGATGGAGCTCTTGGAAGGGCAGACTGAAGCGAAGCGCCGCAGGCTCGAGAAGGACGGGATCGTGATCAGCGACAAGATGGACAAGACCGCCGTCATCGAGGTCGAGCGGCTGGTGATGGATCCGCTGTATGGCAAGTACCTGAGGCGGCGATCCCGCTTCATGGCGCACGACGAGAAGAACGAGTGCAAGATCGGCGACCGGGTGCGCATCCAGGAGTCGCGCCCGCTCTCCCGGCACAAGCGCTGGGTGGTCAAGGAGATCCTGGAGAGGGCGTCGGAGTAACGCCCGGGGACCGGCCGCCGCGGGGTGGCGGCGTCCCAGGACACGCGAGGAGATCGACATGATCCAGATGCGGACGTACCTCGAAGTCGCCGATAATTCAGGGGCGAAGAGGATCTCCTGCATCCACACACGCGGCCGTTCGATCAACTTCTACGGCCGCATCGGGGACGTGATCACGGCCAACGTCAAGGAGGCGATCCCCGAGGGAAACGTGAAGAAGGGCCAGGTGGTGAAGGCGGTGATCGTGCGGATGTGCAAGACGCAGAAGCGACGGGACGGGACGTACATCCGTTTCGATCAGAACGCCGCCGTCCTGATCAACGACGCAGGCGAGCCGATCGGCACGCGCATTTTCGGCCCGGTCGCGCGCGAGCTGCGCGACAAGAATTTCATGAAGATCGTGTCCCTGGCTCCGGAGGTGATCTGACCATGACGGCGGTGGCGCCGCGGGCGCGGAGCATCCGGAGGAACGACAACGTGGTGGTCCTGGCGGGAAAGAGCAAGGGGCGCACCGGGCGCGTCCTGCGCGTGTTCCCCGCGGAGGGACGGGCGATCGTCGAGGGCGTGAACTTCGTCCGCAAGCACACCAAGGCGAACCCCCAGAAGAACATCAAGGGCGGGATCCTGGAGCGCGAGGCGCCCGTGGACCTCAGCAATCTCATGCCGGTGTGCGGCGAGTGCGGCAAGCCGACGCGCGTCGGACACAAGATCCTGGAAGACGGGAAGAAGGTCCGGGCCTGCCGGCGCTGCGGCGGGGTCCTGGACAAGTAGGGGCGGAGCGATGGCGCAACAGACGGCGGCGGCGGCGAAACCCGAGGGACGCTATGTGTCCCGCGTCCGGCAGGCGTACCAGAAGGAGGTCGTCCGCCAGATGATGGAACGCTACGGGTACAAGAACCCGATGGCGGTGCCGCGCCTGCACAAGATCGTGATCAACATGGGAGTGGGCGAGGCGAATCAGAACATCAAGATCCTCGACGCCGCCGTGGAGCAGCTCGGGGCGATCTCAGGCCAGAGACCGGTGATGCGCCGCGCCCGCAAGTCGATCGCGAACTTCAAGATCCGTGAGGGCATGCCGATCGGCTGCACCGTGACGCTGCGCGGCGACCGGATGTACGACTTCTTCGACCGGATGGTCACCATCGCCCTGCCGCGCGTGCGGGACTTCCGCGGTCTGCCCACGCGCTCCTTCGACGGGCGCGGCAATTACACGATGGGGCTGAAGGATCAGCTGGTGTTCCTGGAAGTGAACTACACCAAGGTGGACAAGGTCCACGGGATGAACGTGACGATCGTGACGACGGCCGAGACCGACGAGGAGGCGAAGAATCTGCTGAGCCTCCTCGGCCTGCCGTTCCGGCGCGATTAGGGAGGCTTGAGAGCGATGGCGACCACAGCCTGGATCGCGGCGATGCGCAAGAAACCGAAGTACGCGATCCGGATCCGCAACCGCTGCAAGCGCTGCGGCCGCGCCCGGGGCTTCATGCGCAAGTTCCAGATGTGCCGGATCTGTTTCCGGAACCTGACGTTGCAGGGGCTGATCCCGGGCGTCACGAAGTCCAGCTGGTAGGCGAAAGGGGCCGAGGACACGATGACCGATCCGATTTCCGACATGCTGACGCGCATCCGCAACGCCGTGCGGGCCCGGCACCCCCGCGTCGAGATCCCGCACTCGAACATGAAGCTGGCGATCGCCTCGATCCTGAAGG
This genomic window contains:
- the rplD gene encoding 50S ribosomal protein L4 translates to MPKLPVVNLEGKEVRDLVLPDDVFSGPVKEHLIQEAVIAFRAAGRSGTHATKNRSDVSGGGKKPWRQKKTGRSRHGSIRSPIWRGGGTVFGPQPRDYAFAFPRKKRQGALRSALSAKLQDGKIVVVESLLLKEPKTKELVRLMDEIGVKGSALLVDEPGNRHLELSARNLPKVKATLSTALNIVDLLLYDTVVLTEAAAGRVAEVLKP
- a CDS encoding 50S ribosomal protein L23 — encoded protein: MRSAHEVIVAPLITEKTTLMKEKGPVLAFKVDRRANKVEIRQAVETLFKVKVARVRTQNAWGKRKRVGRYEGRRSDWKKAYVTLRPGEKPVEYFEAV
- the rplB gene encoding 50S ribosomal protein L2, producing MGIRNFSPSTPSRRFMSVTTNDDITSTKPHKPLTVGKKRTGGRNNIGWLAIRHRGGGHKRSYRDIDFRRDKKDVPGKVATIEYDPNRSARIALIHYADGEKRYIIAPNGLVVGQTIVNSAAADILVGNTLPLKSIPLGTAIHNIELKPGRGGQMVRSAGSSAQLLAKDAGWVQVKLPSGEIRRVHEVCQATIGQVGNLDHENISMGKAGRRRWLGIRPTVRGVAMNPVDHPLGGGEGKTSGGRHPCTPWGVREKKTRNNKRTDRFIVRHRK
- the rpsS gene encoding 30S ribosomal protein S19; the encoded protein is MARSIKKGPYVEAPLRKRIEEMNRRFEKKVLKTWSRRSTIIPDMVGHTIAVHNGKKFIPVYISENMVGHKLGEFAPTRTFRGHSRADSAAAAAGAPGAPGSPGGPAPSAGVVQTTK
- the rplV gene encoding 50S ribosomal protein L22, yielding MLPQDLVASATVRYLGTSAQKARLVVDLIRGKDVGEAAATLRFTKKSVASEIGRLLDSAVANARQKRQDVDVDRLFVHTAFVNGGPMLKRIQPAPMGRAFRILKRMCHITIGLGERRVSVAPRPARAASADEARETAGTETKGRPARGRRSAGRSKPAAPAARSGRKGSGRKKA
- the rpsC gene encoding 30S ribosomal protein S3, whose product is MGQKVHPYGFRLGFNRTWQSRWYAEKTYPALLHEDLALRTELKKRLAHAGVARIDIERAANKLKINIHTSRPGIIIGRKGAEVDKLRDDLQKKTGREIFINIMEIHKPELEAQLVSESVALQMERRVAFRRAMKKAIESAMRFGAKGVKIRVSGRLGGAEIARSEWYLEGQLPLHTLRADIDYGFGEARTTYGQIGVKVWIYKGELKSVTRPQDRLGLAQI
- the rplP gene encoding 50S ribosomal protein L16, whose amino-acid sequence is MLMPKKVKYRKQMRGRRRGKAWRGSTISFGDYGLKVLEPGWVTDKQIEAARIAMTRFVKRGGKIWVRIFPDKPITKKPAETRMGKGKGAPEGWVAVVRPGRVLYEMEGVTEEIARQAMRLASHKIGLRTMFVHRGI
- the rpmC gene encoding 50S ribosomal protein L29, yielding MKANQLREKGVDELRTREQTLREQIFKLRFQKATGQSESPQKIALVRKELARVLTVIREKTAGESAPATGRE
- the rpsQ gene encoding 30S ribosomal protein S17, giving the protein MELLEGQTEAKRRRLEKDGIVISDKMDKTAVIEVERLVMDPLYGKYLRRRSRFMAHDEKNECKIGDRVRIQESRPLSRHKRWVVKEILERASE
- the rplN gene encoding 50S ribosomal protein L14, which encodes MIQMRTYLEVADNSGAKRISCIHTRGRSINFYGRIGDVITANVKEAIPEGNVKKGQVVKAVIVRMCKTQKRRDGTYIRFDQNAAVLINDAGEPIGTRIFGPVARELRDKNFMKIVSLAPEVI
- the rplX gene encoding 50S ribosomal protein L24, with the translated sequence MTAVAPRARSIRRNDNVVVLAGKSKGRTGRVLRVFPAEGRAIVEGVNFVRKHTKANPQKNIKGGILEREAPVDLSNLMPVCGECGKPTRVGHKILEDGKKVRACRRCGGVLDK
- the rplE gene encoding 50S ribosomal protein L5, with protein sequence MSRVRQAYQKEVVRQMMERYGYKNPMAVPRLHKIVINMGVGEANQNIKILDAAVEQLGAISGQRPVMRRARKSIANFKIREGMPIGCTVTLRGDRMYDFFDRMVTIALPRVRDFRGLPTRSFDGRGNYTMGLKDQLVFLEVNYTKVDKVHGMNVTIVTTAETDEEAKNLLSLLGLPFRRD
- a CDS encoding type Z 30S ribosomal protein S14, which translates into the protein MATTAWIAAMRKKPKYAIRIRNRCKRCGRARGFMRKFQMCRICFRNLTLQGLIPGVTKSSW